In Diorhabda carinulata isolate Delta chromosome 6, icDioCari1.1, whole genome shotgun sequence, a single genomic region encodes these proteins:
- the LOC130895240 gene encoding thioredoxin-2-like has product MVHQIKDKEDLDSKFAEAGGNLVVLDFSAAWCGPCKMIAPKLDDLVKEFPNVLILKIDVDECEEIAMEYGIKSMPTFIFLKNGQEITQFSGANYEKLKETIEANK; this is encoded by the exons ATGGTTCATCAAATCAAAGATAAA GAAGATTTGGATTCCAAATTCGCAGAAGCTGGTGGAAATTTGGTCGTCTTAGATTTTTCTGCGGCATGGTGCGGCCCTTGTAAAATGATCGCTCCGAAATTAGATGATTTGGTTAAAGAATTTCCTAATGTACTGATTCTTAAG attgaCGTAGATGAATGTGAAGAAATAGCTATGGAATACGGGATCAAATCAATGCCAACattcattttcctcaaaaacGGACAAGAAATCACCCAGTTCAGCGGAGCCAACTACGAAAAGCTAAAGGAAACCATTGAAGCAAACAAGTAA